The Peromyscus eremicus chromosome 2, PerEre_H2_v1, whole genome shotgun sequence genome includes the window GAATTCCAGGGttatagacatgtgctaccatgcccataTGTGACATACCTTGTTAGGCTTGCCTACTGGCTTATTCAAAACGCTGATCAGATCAAATCCACGCACCGGTCTACTATTGTCAACTAacttttgttgaagatgatttctgaGACCCTTGTAGCTGGGACCACAGCTCATGACCTGTGTTCACTGCCTGACTCTTATGAATTACTACTGAGTCATCAGTTTCAAGGCAGACAGATCCAGAAAGGTTTGGTCAGTCTGAAGAGATCTTCATTGCCATTGCCTGGACATGGGGCTCTTTTAAACATCTAGGTCAAAGCCATCTTTGACTTCCATCTTCCGCTAGTACCCAAAGACCCCATGCCATGGTGCCCTGACCACCAGCTCAGATGCTGTAGCAGTGTTCAGCTTACAGTTTATGGGGCTGCTGCAGACatgccccttcctccctctaactGTCCAGATACTACCCAAACTTTATCCCCATGTGAGAGTCCCCTCCAGAGTCACTGCTGTATCAGAGCGTATCCCCTGTGCCCAGCAGTGAACAAGGCATAGATATGTCTAATGGACACCAGCTATATAGGTAAAACAGGAAGGAAAATTGAAAACACCAAAAACATCCAGGTGTcatgacccacacctttaatcccagcacactgggagacaggggcaggtggatctctgtgagttcaaggccagcctggtctacagagagagttccaggacaggctccaagctacacagagaaaccctgtctcttaaaaaaaaaaaaaaaaaaaaaggaatttagcAGGGTATCTGATGCAGGGCAGGTACAAGTCAGCAGTGTTCCTTCTATAGTGTCTTCCTCTCAAGGGTGCTAGTCCCTGCTGTATAATCCAGCACCCTGACTTTCAAATTCATCTAACCCTGAGGTTGCAAGGTTGGGGAGGGGATTTCTACTTCTACTTCTTTGGGcttttttgattttgtgttttgcaCAGTGGGGTTTCAGATCACAAGCCCTTGCTGtaaaggagagacagacagacagacagagactatGCCTACagtttgaacccaggacctcccaagttagacaagtgctctaccactgatccaCATCCCTAGCTCTTGaaagtggctcacacctgtgaccCTGATTCAGAAGGCTGATGGAGGAAGGTCACcactatgagttccaggccagtgtggaCTAGAGTAAGTTCACGTCAACCTGGGCTAGAGtgaaaacctgcctcaaaaagtaCCTGGTTGTGAATCGACCCTCCATGGATATGGAGCGGGGGTTATGATAGAAAAGGGACAGAGGGAACTGGTGAGACAGCTAAGTGCTAACAGCACTTGCTGTCCACACTCTGTGATctgttcgatccccagaacccatggaaggACGGAAGGAGAGACCAGTCTataaaattatcctctgacctacacacacacacacagttgctgtgggatgtctttccgtacactgtaaatatgtgttactcccattggctaataaataaagctgcattggcctgtggcagggcaggagggaagatccaagagagatagggaaaggagaaagaagaggcagagaagagaagccagcctgccacccaagaacaacatgccagcagaacGGTAAGCCACGGAACaaatggcaaaacatagattaatagaaatgggttaatttaagttataagagctagctagccagaggcctgagccattaggccatacagtttataaataatataagcctctgtgtgtttacttgtctgaATGACTGCAGGACGAGCAGGctacaggaaaacttctgactacacactGTAgtacatattacacacacacacacacacactgtggtacaCATTCCACACGTACATACTGTGGTACAcgttccacacatacacacacattgtggTACAcattccacacatacacactcactgtGGTACAcattctacacatacacacacacccctacaataataataaaaagggacACAGGTATGAATAATGAGTGAGCTCAAAGACGAGACTACTGCCAAGCCCTTGCTGTTCCATGACCAGGATAGTTTATGGAGGCTGCAGAGGTAGGGCCAAGGCATCTCTCTCTACAGCagaggggagaaagaagggaCTCCCTGCTTCCAATGTTTATTTGGTCCCAACTACTTCCGTCATCAGACTCATGACATAGGGCTGGAGGCCTCCAGAAGATCAAGGGCAGGCAGGAGATGGGACAGGGAGGGCAGAATATGTTCTTTAGGTATAGAACTTCTGACTGAGGAGTCCAAAGGCTCTGGGCCTTCCACCAGGAAGCTGTGCATGCCCACAGCCCGAGCCCCCTGGTAATCACAGCGGTAGCTATCCCCAACATGAGCTGCTACCGCAGGTTCTACACAAGCGAGTTGCAAGGCCTCATGGAAAATTCTTGAGTCTGGTTTAGAACAGCCCACAGCCTCAGAGgtcaaaacaaattcaaaatggTCTCGCAGGCCAAGGCCTACTAGGATATCCTCTAGTCGCCGGTCAAAATTGGAGATCGCGGCCAGCCTCAGACCACGCTTACGGCACCCCTTCAGGGTAGTCTCAGCCCCCTCCAATACCTGCCAGGTGGAGGGGCTGCTGAAGTCTTCGTATAGGCGATCAGCAATGGGAGTAATGGCCTGGGCATCCGGGACCCCTGCTAGGTGGAAGGTGTGTAGGACCACATCCATCCACCATTGACGGGAGCTAAGGCCACTGCTCTGGCCATAGTTGGGAAAGCTGTGGCTCTGGGCCTTGTATGCCTGCCGGAAGGCTTGTTCCAGGGCTGTGGCTTCCACCACCAGCCCATGGGCCCGGGCCTTGCTGGCATATTCCTCCCCAACAGGACGGCGGAGCTTGATCAAGGTATCCTTCATATCCCATGTCAGTAGACGTATCTGCAGCCGGTGTGCCATGGAGATCAAGTTCACCGTAGGTCCCAGCATCAAAGGAGACACTGAACTGGTTCAGGTCACCCCTCCACAGCCTAACAGTGACTCCTTTCCAGGCTGTGTAGGTCAGAGTTGGAGGCTGACACAAGGCACTTTGGAAATGTCTCTCAGCACAAGATCCTGGAATGAACATCAGCAGGTGAGATGGACCCTGGGGCCCTGATGTCAGAGACTGGGTCCACATTCTGATGTACCAAGTTCATGACCTGAGGAGTTACTCTCTGAATACCTGAGAATCTCACGTGGAAAAGAAACACGAGGACTCCAACCTCCCAAGACCTTAGGGCTAGAGCTGAagttgtggctcagttggtggagtgcttgcctagtgtacataaagcctgggtttggtccccagtactgcataagcaaggcatagtggcacacacttataatcctggcgactgggaggaggaggaggcaggacaatcagaagttcaaagtcatctttagcTATATAGCAagcctgagaccagcctgggctgaacctgtctcaaaaaataaaacccgggctggagagatggctcagaggttaagagcactgactgttcttccagacgtcctgagttcaattcccagcaaccacatggtggctcacagccatctataatgagatctggtgccctcttctggcgtgcagtcatacatgctgtatacataataaataaataaatcttaaaaagaaaaaaaaaaaagtaaaaaaataaaacccaacaaaGATTTTTGGactaaatgaaattattttaatgcGTGTGTTTCAAACCAGATTTCTGGGCATCTTATGATCCGGATGTTGGGGAAGAAGACAGGTTTCCAGTCCCTGTGGCATTTCTAGGTATTAAATAATAAGGGTTTCTTTGTAGACAACTACAAAACAAGCATAATGAAGCCAATATGTGGCGTGAGGCTGTAAGTCCAGAACCCAAGTTAGTCTTTGAACTCAGGGAATTTCCTTAGCAGGTGAAGTTCTGGGGGGAGATCTGAGAAAAgactgtgtggggtgtgtgtgtgtgtgtatctcacaACTGCCTTGAGGCTGGGCAAAGTCTAGGGCTCTGGGTGGAGCTGAGCTCAGGTACACGGTCTTGTAGGTCAAAGTCAGGGAGCAGTTATGACTGCTATTATCTGTATGttgtattttgccttcatgtaagCGCACCTCAGTCATGTCTGGCGCCTGTGGAGCCAGAGGAAGGTGTCACATCCCCTAGAACAGGCGTTAtggacagtcgtgagctgccatgtgggtgctgggaaccgaacgcaggccctcgggaagagcagccagtgctcttaacctctgagccatctctcagcccatGACCCTGTTAACATTATTAGTAAATGTGCCCCTTCTTTGAGAGACCCATATCCACACTTGAGTATGCCTGATTTTCTCCTAACCCTCATGCTTAAGCCTGTATTAAAATATCATTAATAAAATCTCCAATTTAacttcatcaaaaaaaaaaaaaaatctccaaaaccTACTAGTAATGTCAAAAGAGAGGAAGGTCCCTGGAGACTTTCCAACAACATGGCTGGTGAGGGGTTGATGGAGCCAGTGAGGGGAAGTTACTTGCCTAAGGTCACAGTGAGCCTGCAAATACAGCCTGGATTAGAACCCAAATGTTCAGACTCTGGCCAGGGCTCCCTTCCACTGGACTTTGCTTACCTATATTTATATTCTTTCAAAAATTGGATTATGCTGAGCCTGTACAGGGTGGGACAGAAGACAGTCTGTCCCTATCTGTCTTTTAAGCTGCAGCTTCTCCATCCTTCCTGGAGTTAGTAATAACAACTGCCAGGGAGGCCAGCCCAGGAGGGTGACAGACCCAGTGCCCAGAAGGCAGTTCTCTGCCTGGAGTGAGAGACCGATTGCACGTTTCTTCCCCAGACAGACCTGAGTGCAGACAAAGCTGCCTCTTTGAATCTGAGGGCGCCGGATTCATTCAGAATGCAGCCAAACAGGTGCAGACAGAGgtgagggggtggagggggggggggcgcttgGAGAAACGTGACAAAGAGGAGGATTTAAGTCAGCTTGAAATAGGGAGACAACTTTATAAAGGGGCTCTTACTGCTCAAGTGGGTAGGCTGAGGCCCAGGCAGGAACCGGACTGTATCCCAAAGACCTCGGGACATCCCTGGCTCAGCTAAGCCCCAGGACAAAAGGTACAGGCGGGTTGGGGGCCTCTGCTGCAGGCCTGACCACCCTGAAAGCAGGGTGACCCGGGCTCCGGCGTCCCCGGCTCTGCTGCACGGCGCCCCGCACACCCGGGGTCCCGCACACCCGGGGCCCCGCACCCACCTGGCTCGGGGAAAGCGACCAGAGAGGCAGCGGCTGCTCCACCGGCTCCACGAAGACGCGCAGAAGCTCGAGACCCGCAGACCTGGCATGACTTCTTCTCGCCCCGCCCGGCTCTAGGCGTCACCAAGCTCAAGCTCCTCCCTCGTGCCGGGCTCCCGCCCTCTCTGCTGGTCTCCGGCCTCTCTGTCCCTGCCGTTACCCCGTAGCCTCCCTGCTCCCTGGCCCACGCCCTCCCGCTCCTCAAGGTCACTGTCTCAGCCCCTCTCACCACGCTGCTCCCCACTCCCCTATCACTCTCTCAACTGCGCTGattctctctgcttctcatcTCTAGCCGCAggccccccccatcccccccccatcCCCGCCGCATCCCCGCTTCCTACATCCCTGGGTTGGGGGCGCCCGGGGAAGTACCTAGACTAATttgaggatgggggggggggaattgggGGCTCAGCCTGTCTTCCCTAGTGCAGTGAGGACTCCAGCAGGGCGCTGTCCCTCTGTTCTGAGAGACCCCAGTCCATTCTAGAAAGAAATTCCTGCCTCcgcccctcaagtgctgggattatagggacGCTACCACCGTGTTTTTTATCCTAGGCACCTTTAAACACTCATCTTAAGGGGAAGGAAGAGTAGTGTTTTCATAACTGAAATACatgtttatctttaaaaaaaaatgtccaaagcaaacaagcaaagctGCACCGGCAATCTCGTAAGCAAGCACCTGTGCTCTGTGCAAGACCCATTCATTCTTCACTGAGGATACAGCCGTTTCCTGCCTACAAGAACATGGAAGGAACAGGCAAACATCAAATAAATACGAGGAACGGGCCTTAAGTGCAGCCAAGGATttggctgggggctgggggtgggggtaggagcgCTGCCCACTGCTCTTTACTTCCCCTTCCCCACCAACACCCTGTTAAAACCTCTGTTATCTCCTGGCTGCTTTGTGGACTTTGGACTCAACTGGCTCTCACTGGGCCTCAGAAAACAAAGTGCAAGGACCAGGAGGTTCACCTGATTTTGTGACCCAAGCTTGATTCTCAgaaatggaggcaagaagagTAGCCAGGATATCAGAGGCTCACCTGTTTTTCACAGAATCCAGAATCCCGACTGAGTCTCTTTTCAGGGTCATCGCAAACCTAACCTTTTAGTTTCTGATCCCAACTCCGACATCCTGGGGACTAGACAAAGTAACTTCCAACAGAATCCAGGCTAGCTTTATGTGGGTTTCCAAGATAATTAATGTCTGATACTCTGGATCTAGCTTCTTTTTGATTTGCAAGTTCCAAGATAGGCACACTTGGCCAGGTGATATACACCTGCAAGCCCAGTTAGGAAGCAAAAGCAAAAGGATTACTCCAAGTGTCAAGCTAGCCTTGGCTATGGAGCAAGATACTTTCAAACAGACAAATAGCACATGGATACGATTTAATGGATATGTTTCCATCCCATACCTAATTACAAAAATCAGACTGTTTCAGCCCTTAATCTATCCTATGCCCCCTGGCTTATTACTACGTGGATGCTAGTTTGGGATGTTTTTGCTTTAGGGAATCAAGTATTATATAAAACATTTCCCTTCCTTGAGAGTCTCCTGTTGAAGATACTAAGAAAACCCAGGCAGGGGCGCACCTGCCAGACATACATAGCTTAtgacttttaatttttcattcacttttaaattttttttcagttaaaacacactgaagaaaaaaaaaaaagaaccgattgagtgtggtagcacacgcctttaatcctagtactcaagaggcagaggccaggctgATATCTattgtttgaggccagcttggtctataccaacaaattccaggacagccagggctacatagtaagaccacattgttaaaaaaatgtttttgaattttCACAGTATGTATATTCTTGCAACTGCTACCCAGACCCCCTTCCAATCTAGAGAGATGCCTTAGAGCATGTCTGCTTTCAATTGTTTATCCCCAAGTGGTAGCAAAAACCTCCACCTGCCCCTTTTTGAGATAGGAGCTCACATGGTAGCCCAGAACTATGATTGCCCTATTtcattcacagcaatcctcctgcctcagcctcttaagtgctgagatacAAGTCTGAGCCACCATGACCCACTTCTTTATGTATGTGGTGCTAGAGGTGAATCAGAACCAGGCAAGTATTCTTTCTACTACTGATCACCCCAGCCTTCCCATGGTTTTTATCGTAATTTCACTTGTGAGCTGTGTAAATGAAACAATACAGCAGGCATGATCTTGTATCTTCCTTTGcttctaagttgtttttttttttaaatttatttattatgtatatagtatgcctgcaggccagaagagggcaccagatctcattattgatggttgtaagccaccatgtggtt containing:
- the Hdhd3 gene encoding haloacid dehalogenase-like hydrolase domain-containing protein 3; protein product: MLGPTVNLISMAHRLQIRLLTWDMKDTLIKLRRPVGEEYASKARAHGLVVEATALEQAFRQAYKAQSHSFPNYGQSSGLSSRQWWMDVVLHTFHLAGVPDAQAITPIADRLYEDFSSPSTWQVLEGAETTLKGCRKRGLRLAAISNFDRRLEDILVGLGLRDHFEFVLTSEAVGCSKPDSRIFHEALQLACVEPAVAAHVGDSYRCDYQGARAVGMHSFLVEGPEPLDSSVRSSIPKEHILPSLSHLLPALDLLEASSPMS